One window of Corallococcus caeni genomic DNA carries:
- a CDS encoding DUF6066 family protein has translation MNRFLAAAFALLVPTLALADVDSRFAKLRDESEPLGGLGVFLEKYVGECDGALVDPQCKQQAEAFRKKYTGKRLYMIITEDDAGMLSPGDFNPGTNEYTINITPFFSGGKYGLSHGAPKKTDAQGNPVMNYLTVSGTAPDMWNGGTFNRMFMARGVRAQVVFTPQSVWTLPKKGGGKNYGVNARIEAVLVTEGRTGNQLGLWINGKDAGAK, from the coding sequence GTGAATCGCTTCCTGGCCGCCGCCTTTGCCCTCCTTGTGCCCACGCTCGCCCTGGCCGACGTGGACTCGCGCTTCGCGAAGCTGCGCGACGAGTCCGAGCCCCTGGGCGGCCTGGGGGTCTTCCTGGAGAAGTACGTGGGCGAGTGTGACGGGGCGCTCGTGGATCCGCAGTGCAAGCAGCAGGCGGAGGCCTTCCGCAAGAAGTACACGGGCAAGCGCCTCTACATGATCATCACCGAGGACGACGCGGGCATGCTGTCCCCGGGCGACTTCAACCCCGGCACCAACGAGTACACCATCAACATCACGCCCTTCTTCTCGGGCGGGAAGTACGGGCTGTCCCACGGCGCGCCGAAGAAGACGGACGCGCAGGGCAACCCGGTGATGAACTACCTCACGGTGAGCGGCACGGCGCCGGACATGTGGAACGGCGGCACGTTCAACCGCATGTTCATGGCCCGGGGCGTGCGCGCGCAGGTCGTCTTCACGCCGCAGTCGGTGTGGACGCTGCCCAAGAAGGGCGGCGGGAAGAACTACGGCGTCAACGCCCGCATCGAGGCCGTCCTCGTCACCGAGGGCCGCACCGGCAACCAGCTGGGGCTGTGGATCAACGGCAAGGACGCGGGCGCGAAGTAG
- a CDS encoding PilZ domain-containing protein encodes MNTQPQERRSNLRFDKIFTVYLSTQDGMMRGIGRNISARGMFIEVRDSLGLGEKLKVTFAGEDGTEMTCLCEVRYQVALAFGRKDGRPGNSRGVGLRIVAYETLDDAPLLLVDRERVMH; translated from the coding sequence ATGAACACGCAGCCCCAGGAACGCCGCTCCAATCTGCGCTTCGACAAGATCTTCACCGTGTACCTGTCCACACAGGACGGGATGATGCGGGGCATTGGCCGCAACATCAGCGCGCGGGGCATGTTCATCGAGGTGCGCGACTCGCTGGGGCTGGGCGAGAAGCTGAAGGTGACGTTCGCGGGCGAGGACGGCACGGAGATGACGTGCCTGTGCGAGGTCCGCTACCAGGTGGCGCTGGCCTTTGGCCGCAAGGACGGGCGGCCCGGCAACAGCCGCGGGGTGGGGCTGCGCATCGTGGCGTACGAGACCCTGGATGACGCGCCGCTGCTCCTGGTGGACCGCGAGCGGGTGATGCACTGA
- a CDS encoding Glu/Leu/Phe/Val dehydrogenase dimerization domain-containing protein codes for MASEETFMRAPAPTPKRTIYTEAMEIFNFAADLIGLDKRVRLELEEPDYEHIFYVTAKLKDRLVPLLPEEAKSFADLPVTQVRNPDGLERLANGNLILNGRALLGSDVAIRHGHLRLPDGHVYQLVPGESQRFKAYRVQHNQARGPYKGGLRYHREVSLDLFKALAAEMTWKTAIAEVPFGGGKGGIQLDPREYGREELEAITLRFMYRLKSLIGPNIDIPAPDVGTNPEIMALLYRQFSDGERERHNLRGIVTGKDVRIGGSEGRGKATGQGVAFCIEDYYADRGESVKGKTFVLQGFGNVGSHAAIILGNMGARLLAVNDADGTIFNGDGIDVNALAAYVADPKNLKRSVIGFPGAQRIEKKDLWDVQADILVPAALGGEITADVAERLKVKLIAEGANGPTTPEADRVLQKRGIELIPDIIANAGGVTVSYYEWIQNKRMERWSEAEVDQRLERAMKRNYRIIRDISRNQPRKTEMHDSRPYCIGRTVDSRCAAMILALKRIEAHYLLEGFSQ; via the coding sequence ATGGCCAGCGAAGAGACTTTCATGCGCGCCCCGGCCCCTACGCCCAAGCGCACCATCTACACGGAGGCGATGGAGATCTTCAATTTCGCGGCGGATCTCATCGGCCTGGACAAGCGGGTGCGTCTGGAGCTCGAAGAGCCCGACTACGAGCACATCTTCTACGTCACCGCGAAGCTCAAGGACCGCCTGGTCCCCCTCCTCCCCGAGGAGGCCAAGTCCTTCGCCGACCTGCCCGTCACCCAGGTGCGCAACCCGGACGGCCTGGAGCGCCTGGCCAACGGCAACCTGATCCTCAACGGCCGCGCCCTGCTGGGCTCCGACGTCGCCATCCGCCACGGCCACCTGCGCCTGCCGGACGGTCACGTCTACCAGCTGGTCCCCGGTGAGTCGCAGCGCTTCAAGGCCTACCGCGTCCAGCACAACCAGGCCCGTGGCCCCTACAAGGGCGGCCTGCGCTACCACCGCGAGGTGTCCCTGGACCTCTTCAAGGCGCTCGCCGCGGAGATGACCTGGAAGACCGCCATCGCGGAGGTGCCGTTCGGCGGCGGCAAGGGCGGCATCCAGCTGGACCCGCGCGAGTACGGCCGCGAGGAGCTGGAGGCCATCACCCTGCGCTTCATGTACCGGCTCAAGAGCCTCATCGGGCCGAACATCGACATCCCGGCGCCGGACGTGGGCACGAACCCGGAGATCATGGCGCTGCTCTACCGCCAGTTCTCCGACGGTGAGCGCGAGCGCCACAACCTGCGCGGCATCGTCACCGGCAAGGACGTGCGCATCGGCGGCTCCGAGGGCCGCGGCAAGGCCACCGGCCAGGGCGTCGCGTTCTGCATCGAGGACTACTACGCCGACCGCGGCGAGAGCGTGAAGGGCAAGACCTTCGTCCTCCAGGGCTTCGGCAACGTGGGCAGCCACGCCGCCATCATCCTGGGGAACATGGGCGCGCGCCTGCTCGCGGTGAACGACGCCGACGGCACCATCTTCAACGGCGACGGCATCGACGTGAACGCGCTGGCCGCCTACGTGGCGGACCCCAAGAACCTCAAGCGCTCCGTCATCGGGTTCCCCGGCGCCCAGCGCATCGAGAAGAAGGACCTCTGGGACGTGCAGGCGGACATCCTCGTCCCCGCCGCCCTGGGTGGTGAGATCACCGCGGACGTCGCGGAGCGCCTCAAGGTCAAGCTCATCGCGGAAGGCGCCAACGGCCCCACCACCCCGGAGGCCGACCGCGTCCTGCAGAAGCGCGGCATCGAGCTCATCCCGGACATCATCGCCAACGCCGGCGGCGTGACGGTGTCCTACTACGAGTGGATCCAGAACAAGCGCATGGAGCGCTGGAGCGAGGCGGAGGTCGATCAGCGCCTCGAGCGCGCCATGAAGCGCAACTACCGCATCATCCGGGACATCTCGCGCAACCAGCCGCGCAAGACGGAGATGCACGACAGCCGCCCGTACTGCATCGGGCGGACGGTGGACAGCCGCTGCGCCGCGATGATCCTCGCGCTCAAGCGCATCGAGGCCCACTACCTGCTGGAAGGCTTCTCGCAGTAA
- the sitA5 gene encoding SitA5 family polymorphic toxin, with protein MRLPWWVLCLFWALVGCSGATRVVRLDTGRGSPVVQVPRTERAAGFVVLDADDVKEAVARLGQRIRASPRAQDAARRLFEVEPRSGSYLVDVRRRRITPLGPGESLASEASLADVEMTRAYLRWCVRTGRTGDCLGLLKESPVITGDARFALALALAKGAVLDELWEAVKDMANPEALVQAALWTAATYALLWTVPEPATKGVAAVLTAALIAYVGIDTFWGLIQGFQRLMVEADAALTFDELRGAGERFGKVMGRNAARAFVMLATAAIGSTGASLGAKLPGLPGAAQVAVRAEADAGVVYAAVGQVESVAMAADGFTIGLAPGAVAMSSSGAAPGSGTPGLRAWKSFSGFKKAMGPAGNGKQWHHVVEQTPGNVQRFGPEALHNTENVIPLDEALHRRVSAFYSTKQPDVTGASTLTVRQWLSTQSYQAQRDFGLLSIENVRRGLWP; from the coding sequence GTGCGGCTGCCGTGGTGGGTGCTGTGCCTCTTCTGGGCGCTGGTCGGGTGTAGCGGCGCGACGAGGGTGGTCCGGCTCGACACGGGGCGCGGTTCGCCGGTCGTGCAGGTGCCTCGCACGGAGCGCGCTGCCGGATTCGTGGTGCTGGATGCGGACGACGTGAAGGAGGCCGTGGCGCGGTTGGGCCAGCGGATCCGTGCGTCGCCGCGTGCTCAGGATGCAGCCCGGCGCCTGTTCGAGGTGGAGCCCCGGAGCGGTTCGTACCTCGTGGACGTGCGGCGCCGTCGCATCACGCCGCTGGGGCCGGGTGAGTCTCTGGCCTCCGAGGCGTCGCTGGCGGACGTTGAGATGACCCGCGCCTACTTGCGTTGGTGCGTGCGGACCGGACGAACGGGCGACTGTCTGGGGCTTCTGAAGGAGAGCCCGGTCATCACTGGAGACGCGCGCTTCGCACTGGCGCTCGCACTGGCGAAGGGGGCGGTGCTGGACGAGCTGTGGGAAGCCGTGAAGGACATGGCGAATCCCGAGGCCCTGGTGCAGGCCGCGCTGTGGACGGCGGCGACCTACGCACTGCTCTGGACCGTGCCGGAGCCCGCGACGAAGGGCGTGGCTGCGGTGCTGACGGCGGCGCTCATCGCCTACGTGGGCATCGACACGTTCTGGGGGCTCATTCAGGGCTTCCAGCGCCTGATGGTCGAGGCGGATGCGGCGCTGACGTTCGATGAACTGCGCGGCGCGGGGGAGCGGTTCGGCAAGGTGATGGGGCGGAACGCGGCGCGGGCCTTCGTGATGCTGGCGACGGCGGCCATTGGAAGCACGGGGGCGTCCCTGGGCGCGAAGCTTCCGGGGCTGCCGGGGGCCGCGCAGGTCGCAGTGAGGGCCGAGGCAGACGCAGGAGTGGTCTACGCGGCGGTCGGCCAGGTTGAGTCCGTGGCCATGGCCGCGGATGGGTTCACGATCGGCCTCGCGCCTGGCGCTGTGGCAATGTCATCGAGTGGCGCGGCGCCCGGCTCTGGCACGCCTGGCTTGAGGGCGTGGAAGTCCTTCAGTGGTTTCAAGAAGGCGATGGGTCCGGCTGGCAACGGGAAGCAGTGGCACCACGTTGTCGAGCAGACTCCTGGGAATGTGCAGCGCTTTGGGCCTGAAGCCCTTCACAACACGGAGAATGTCATTCCACTAGATGAGGCATTGCACCGGCGTGTGAGTGCTTTCTATTCCACCAAGCAGCCTGATGTCACAGGTGCATCAACCCTCACGGTACGCCAGTGGCTGAGCACGCAGTCGTATCAAGCTCAGCGCGACTTCGGCCTGCTATCCATCGAGAATGTTCGAAGAGGCTTGTGGCCATGA
- a CDS encoding DUF2019 domain-containing protein, with the protein MKMEELVSQFAENVAAQTDAIWRGDSKAGNKYARKYIAIFDKLRAHGDTGREALTVLFEHPRMDVRVMVAAYLLRYRTKDATAVLKEAAKGEGLVPFKAGQALMRWEEGTWSLDPE; encoded by the coding sequence ATGAAGATGGAAGAGCTCGTCAGTCAGTTCGCGGAGAACGTGGCCGCTCAGACGGATGCAATCTGGCGCGGAGATTCCAAGGCTGGAAACAAGTATGCAAGGAAGTACATCGCCATCTTCGACAAGCTTCGTGCCCACGGCGATACCGGACGCGAGGCGCTGACGGTGTTGTTTGAGCACCCCCGCATGGATGTCCGCGTCATGGTCGCAGCCTACCTTCTTCGCTATCGGACGAAGGACGCCACGGCCGTGCTGAAAGAGGCGGCCAAAGGGGAGGGACTCGTGCCTTTCAAGGCGGGGCAGGCTCTGATGCGCTGGGAAGAAGGCACCTGGTCTCTTGACCCGGAGTAG